From a single Agrobacterium tumefaciens genomic region:
- a CDS encoding flagellin, which yields MTSIMTNAAAMAALQTLRMIDKSLETTQARVSSGYRVETAADNAAYWSISTTMRSDNTALSAVQDALGLGAAKVDTAFEAVESAIETVKSLKAKLVAAYGVGSNRTKIQEEIKQLQDQLKSISESASFSGENWLQAKIGDGKTPAAEEPTIKKIVASFTRTAAGSVGVTTVDYSLDSSTVLFDLSGGKFGILDTEARFLRKNEMSVTMRTTDTPALPALPTVTDKNYVVTTLKDSEVAALAGFSLKATGIYTNAASTQGYLKIGDGVWVKLTSTDPASATAPATDSTTPVATTTSPNTNWYYDISAAVDPDTRKLGISVSTLDINKLTDLAQKMGTMTGEQYTEADVLDAMMSFVDGQLEAMTSAASSLGSLQSRIDMQENFVSSLMDVIDKGIGRLVDADMNEESTRLKALQTQQQLGIQSLSIANANAENILQLFK from the coding sequence ATGACCAGCATTATGACCAATGCGGCGGCAATGGCCGCGCTGCAAACCTTGCGCATGATCGACAAGAGCCTTGAGACAACGCAGGCGCGTGTCTCTTCGGGTTACCGTGTCGAGACGGCGGCGGATAACGCGGCCTATTGGTCTATCTCCACGACCATGCGCTCCGACAACACGGCGCTTTCGGCCGTACAGGATGCGCTGGGTCTGGGAGCCGCAAAGGTCGACACCGCCTTCGAGGCCGTTGAAAGTGCCATCGAGACGGTCAAGTCTTTGAAGGCGAAGCTGGTCGCCGCCTATGGCGTAGGTAGCAACCGGACGAAGATCCAGGAAGAAATCAAGCAGCTTCAGGACCAGCTGAAAAGCATTTCCGAATCGGCCTCCTTCTCCGGCGAAAACTGGCTCCAGGCGAAAATCGGCGATGGCAAGACACCGGCTGCCGAAGAGCCGACCATCAAGAAGATCGTTGCCTCGTTTACCCGCACCGCTGCAGGCTCGGTGGGCGTAACGACTGTCGATTATTCGCTTGATTCGAGCACCGTGCTGTTCGATCTGAGCGGCGGAAAATTCGGCATTCTCGACACCGAGGCCCGCTTCCTCCGCAAGAACGAGATGTCGGTCACGATGCGCACGACGGACACGCCCGCGCTACCTGCACTTCCTACAGTCACCGACAAGAATTACGTGGTTACTACGCTGAAGGACAGCGAGGTCGCTGCTTTGGCCGGCTTCAGTCTCAAGGCAACGGGTATTTATACGAATGCCGCCAGTACCCAGGGATATTTGAAGATCGGCGACGGCGTCTGGGTAAAGCTCACCTCTACGGATCCGGCAAGTGCCACTGCTCCGGCCACCGACAGCACCACACCGGTCGCAACGACGACATCGCCGAACACCAACTGGTACTACGACATTTCCGCGGCGGTCGATCCCGACACCCGCAAACTCGGAATCTCGGTATCGACGCTCGACATCAACAAGCTGACCGACCTCGCCCAGAAAATGGGAACGATGACGGGAGAGCAATATACCGAAGCCGATGTGCTGGATGCGATGATGTCCTTTGTCGACGGACAGCTTGAAGCGATGACCAGCGCGGCATCCAGCCTTGGTTCGCTGCAGAGCCGCATCGATATGCAGGAAAACTTCGTTTCGAGCCTGATGGACGTGATCGACAAGGGCATCGGTCGTCTCGTCGATGCGGATATGAACGAGGAATCGACCAGGCTGAAGGCGCTGCAGACGCAGCAGCAGCTCGGCATACAGTCGCTTTCGATCGCCAATGCCAACGCGGAGAATATCCTCCAGCTCTTCAAGTAA